The region GGACAGCCATGCCTTCTTTCGACGCTCCTTTCGACACTCCCGAACCGATCTCGGTCACCGCCCACGTGGAGGCCGGATCCATCCGGTTCATCGCCGCCGACCGGCTCGACACCCTCGTCGACGTGCGGCCCCGCGACCCGAAGAAGGACCAGGACGTACGGGCGGCCGATCAGTCCGAAGTGCGGTACGCGAGTGGCCTGTTGACCATCAGGACGCCCAAGCAGCGCTATCTCATCGGGCGCACCGGCACCGTCGATGTGACGGTCGAACTGCCCACCGGCTCGCAGGTGGAGATGACCGGCGCCTGGGCCCAGGTGCACGGCGAGGGGCGGCTCGGCGAGGTCCGGGTGAAGACCTCGTCGGGCGATGTGCGCCTCGACACCACCGGGCCGCTGCACCTGATCGCGTCCCACGGCACCATCACCGTGGACCGCGTCGAGGGGCCCGCCGAGATCACCACGAGCTCCGGCAGCCTGCGCGTCGGTGCCATCGACGGCGCGGCCGTCCTGAAGAACTCCCACGGCACCACGACCGTCGGCGACGCCCTGGGCGATCTGCGGGTGAGCGGCGCCAACGGCGACATCTTCATCGAGCACGCCGAGGGCTCGGTCACCGCCACCACCGCCCACGGCGCCGTCCGTCTCGACGAAGTCGCGCGCGGCACGGTCCAGTTGGAGACCTCCTACGGCGCCATCGATGTCGGCATCCGCGAGGGCACGGCCGCCTGGCTCGACGTCAGCTCGAGCGCCGGACAGGTGATCAACGCGCTCACCGCGTCCGAGAGCCCGGACAAGTCCGAGGACACCGCCGAGGTCAGGGCCCGTACCCGCTTCGGCAACATCAACATCCGCCGCGCCCGGGCCTGATCCGCTCCATCTCCCGGTAACCAAGATCACTTCACCGCTCACCACGCCTTCGAAGGGGAGGGCCCCGTGCCTTCATCTGTCATGCCCACGTCCAGGCACGGCGGCCAGCAGCCGCCTGCCGTCTCCACCGCAGATCTGCGCAAGTCGTACGGCGACAAGACCGTCCTCGACGGCATCGATCTGCGCATCCCGTCCGGCTCCGTGTTCGCGCTGCTCGGGCCGAACGGCGCCGGAAAGACCACCACCGTGCGGATCCTGTCCACGCTGATCGCGGCCGACGGCGGCCAGGCCCAGGTCGCGGGCCACGACGTCGCCACCTCACCGGAAGGGGTGCGCGCCGCGATCGGCGTCACCGGGCAGTTCGCCGCACTCGACG is a window of Streptomyces violaceusniger Tu 4113 DNA encoding:
- a CDS encoding DUF4097 family beta strand repeat-containing protein, producing MPSFDAPFDTPEPISVTAHVEAGSIRFIAADRLDTLVDVRPRDPKKDQDVRAADQSEVRYASGLLTIRTPKQRYLIGRTGTVDVTVELPTGSQVEMTGAWAQVHGEGRLGEVRVKTSSGDVRLDTTGPLHLIASHGTITVDRVEGPAEITTSSGSLRVGAIDGAAVLKNSHGTTTVGDALGDLRVSGANGDIFIEHAEGSVTATTAHGAVRLDEVARGTVQLETSYGAIDVGIREGTAAWLDVSSSAGQVINALTASESPDKSEDTAEVRARTRFGNINIRRARA